One window of Populus nigra chromosome 5, ddPopNigr1.1, whole genome shotgun sequence genomic DNA carries:
- the LOC133694102 gene encoding probable disease resistance protein At4g27220 isoform X1 yields MEIVISIVAKVAELLVVPIKRQIGYVIDCNTNIQNLKNEVEKLTYAKTRVIHSIEEAISKGEEIEVDVENWLGSVDGVIEGGCGVVGDESSKKCFMGLCPDLKIRYRLGKAAKEELTVVVDLQEKGKFDRVSYRAAPSGIGPFKDYEAFESRNSVLNDIVDALKDGDVNMVGVYGMGGVGKTTLVNKVAEQVKEGRLFDKVVLALVSPTPDIRRIQGEIADGLGLKLDAETDKGRASQLCRGLKKVTTVLVILDDIWKELKLEDVGIPSGSDHEGCKILMTSRNKNILSREMGANRNFQIQILPVREAWNFFEKMVGVTVKNPSVQLVAAEVAKRCAGLPILLATVARALKNEDLYAWKEALTQLTRFDKDDIDKTAYSCLELSYKALRDDEIKSLFLLCGQILTYDALISDLLKYAIGLDLFKGRSTSEEARNRLHTLVDELKASCLLLEGDNDGSVKMHDVVQSFAISVALRDHHVLTVADEFKEWPTNDVLQQYTAISLPFRKIPDLPAILECPNLNSFLLLSTDPSLQIPEKIFREMKELKVLDLTGVNLSPLPSSLQFLENLQTLCLDFCVLEDISIVGELKKLKVLSLMGSDIVCLPREIGKLTRLLLLDLSNCERLEVISPNVLSSLTRLEELYMGNSFLKWEAEGPSSERNSACLSELKLLANLITLDMQITDADHMPKDLFLCFQKLERFRIFIGDGWDWSVKYATSRTLKLKLNTVIQLEERVNTLLKITEELHLQELNGVKSILNDLDEEGFCQLKDLHVQNCPGVQYIINSMRMGPRTAFLNLDSLFLENLDNLEKICHGQLMAELLGNLRILKVESCHRLKNLFSVSIARRVVRLEEITIIDCKIMEEVVAEESENDTADGEPIEFTQLRRLTLQCLPQFTSFHSNRRQKLLASDVRSKEIVAGNELGTSMSLFNTKILFPNLEDLMLSSIKVEKIWHDQHAVQPPCVKNLASIAVQSCSNLNYLLTSSMVESLAQLKSLEICNCKSMEEIVVPEGIGEGKMMSKMLFPKLLILSLISLPKLTRFCTSNLLECHSLKVLTLGKCPELKEFIAIPSSADVPAMSKPDNSKSALFDDKVAFPNLVVFVSFEMDNLKVIWHNELHPDSFCRLKILHVGHGKNLLNIFPSSMLGRFHNLENLVINDCDSVEEIFDLQALINVEQRLAVTASQLRVVRLTNLPHLKHVWNRDPQGIVSFHNLCTVHVQGCLGLRSLFPASIAQNLLQLELLRIDTCGVEEIVAKDEGLEEGPEFVFPKVTFLQLRELPELKRFYPGIHTSEWPRLKTLRVYDCEKIEIFPSEIKCSHEPCREDHMDIQGQQPLLSFRKIFPNLEDLHLESKDASALLKCPQYFFHKLKVLELFCFGDAHATFLFDLLPRFPNMERLNVERGTFKELLPSRLVGMEEHATALSPIRHLELDSLPCLEHLWKSNSQLDQALQTLETLRVHNCGSLIYLAPSRASFQNLTNLDVWNCERLVKLVTSTTAKSLAQLTRMSIKDCSIVTVIVANEGDGIKDEIVFRKLEILELHRLPSLTSFCSEKHSFDFPSLVEVTVSQCPEMKFFSNGALSTPKLRRVNLTEEEKKGSWVGNLNTTIQQLSTQTKAQIAGSIIVKA; encoded by the exons ATGGAAATTGTGATTTCTATTGTAGCCAAAGTTGCTGAGCTGTTAGTTGTTCCCATTAAGAGACAGATTGGTTATGTAATTGATTGCAATACCAATATTCAGAacttaaaaaatgaagttgagaAGTTGACATATGCAAAAACAAGGGTGATTCATTCTATAGAGGAGGCTATAAGTAAAGGGGAAGAGATTGAAGTTGACGTTGAGAACTGGCTGGGAAGTGTTGATGGGGTCATTGAAGGGGGATGCGGTGTTGTTGGAGATGAATCAAGTAAGAAGTGCTTCATGGGTTTGTGTCCTGATCTAAAGATACGTTATCGGTTGGGTAAAGCAGCGAAGGAGGAGTTGACGGTTGTTGTTGATCTCCAGGAAAAAGGGAAATTTGATAGAGTTTCTTACCGTGCTGCTCCATCGGGTATAGGGCCTTTCAAGGATTATGAGGCCTTTGAATCAAGAAATTCTGTATTAAATGATATTGTGGATGCATTGAAGGATGGTGACGTGAACATGGTTGGGGTATATGGGATGGGTGGTGTGGGGAAGACCACACTTGTGAACAAGGTTGCTGAACAAGTCAAGGAGGGCAGGCTGTTCGATAAGGTGGTTCTGGCACTTGTGTCACCTACTCCAGACATCAGAAGAATTCAAGGTGAAATAGCAGATGGGCTGGGACTCAAATTGGATGCAGAGACTGATAAAGGAAGGGCAAGTCAACTATGCAGGGGATTGAAGAAAGTGACTACAGTACTTGTAATTCTTGATGATATTTGGAAAGAACTTAAATTGGAGGATGTCGGAATCCCTTCAGGGAGCGATCATGAAGGATGCAAGATACTCATgacttcaagaaataaaaatatactgtcTCGGGAGATGGGCGCAAACAGAAATTTCCAGATTCAAATTTTGCCTGTAAGAGAAGCATGGAATTTTTTCGAAAAGATGGTGGGGGTTACTGTTAAAAATCCTAGTGTACAACTTGTTGCTGCTGAAGTAGCCAAAAGATGTGCCGGTTTGCCGATTTTACTTGCTACAGTTGCTAGGGCACTGAAAAACGAAGATTTATATGCTTGGAAGGAAGCCTTGACACAGCTAACAAGGTTTGATAAAGATGATATTGACAAAACAGCTTACTCGTGTCTGGAACTGAGTTACAAAGCTTTGAGAGATGATGAAATCAAGTCATTGTTCTTGCTTTGTGGGCAAATCTTAACTTATGATGCTTTAATCTCAGACTTGTTAAAGTATGCTATAGGCTTGGATTTGTTCAAGGGACGTTCCACATCGGAAGAAGCAAGAAACAGACTGCATACATTGGTGGATGAACTTAAAGCCTCTTGTTTGTTGCTAGAAGGTGACAATGATGGAAGCGTGAAAATGCATGATGTTGTTCAAAGTTTTGCCATCTCTGTTGCATTAAGGGACCACCATGTGCTTACCGTGGCAGATGAATTCAAAGAATGGCCAACCAATGATGTGCTTCAACAGTACACTGCAATCTCTTTGCCTTTCCGGAAAATTCCTGATCTTCCTGCGATATTAGAATGTCCAAATCTCAATTCGTTTCTACTGCTGAGCACGGATCCCTCACTGCAAATACCAGAAAAAATTTTCAGAGAAATGAAGGAGCTTAAAGTCTTGGATCTGACAGGAGTTAATCTTTCACCACTGCCTTCGTCACTTCAATTTCTTGAGAACCTTCAAACGCTGTGTTTggatttttgtgttttggaaGATATATCTATAGTTGGAGAGCTAAAGAAGTTGAAAGTTCTCAGCTTAATGGGTTCTGATATTGTTTGTTTGCCAAGAGAAATAGGAAAATTGACTCGTCTGCTACTTCTAGATTTGAGCAATTGTGAAAGGCTTGAAGTAATATCACCAAATGTCCTTTCTTCCTTGACCCGGCTAGAAGAATTATATATGGGAAACAGCTTTCTGAAATGGGAGGCTGAAGGACCAAGCAGTGAAAGAAACAGTGCTTGCCTGTCAGAATTGAAGCTTCTGGCAAACTTAATTACCTTAGACATGCAAATTACAGATGCAGATCATATGCCCAAGGACTTGTTTTTGTGCTTTCAAAAGTTGGAAAGGTTCAGAATATTTATTGGAGATGGGTGGGACTGGTCTGTTAAGTATGCAACCTCAAGAACTTTGAAACTCAAGCTCAATACAGTTATTCAGTTGGAGGAGCGGGTGAACACGCTGCTGAAGATCACTGAAGAACTTCATTTGCAAGAACTGAATGGTGTTAAGAGTATCCTCAATGACTTGGATGAGGAAGGTTTCTGTCAGCTGAAGGATCTTCACGTCCAAAATTGTCCTGGAGTTCAATATATCATCAACTCGATGAGGATGGGTCCTCGAACTGCTTTTCTGAACTTGGACTCACTGTTTCTTGAAAATTTGGATAACTTGGAGAAGATCTGCCATGGCCAACTTATGGCAGAGTTGCTTGGAAACTTGAGAATTTTGAAGGTAGAAAGTTGTCATAGGTTGAAGAATTTATTTTCAGTCTCCATTGCAAGAAGAGTTGTGCGACTTGAAGAAATCACAATAATTGATTGCAAGATCATGGAAGAGGTTGTTGCTGAGGAAAGTGAGAATGATACTGCTGACGGTGAACCGATAGAGTTCACTCAATTACGTAGACTGACACTGCAATGTCTGCCTCAGTTCACAAGCTTTCACTCTAATAGAAGGCAGAAGCTATTAGCAAGTGATGTGAGGTCAAAAGAAATTGTTGCGGGGAATGAGCTTGGGACTTCCATGTCACTTTTCAATACAAAG ATTTTATTCCCCAATTTGGAGGACCTGATGCTCTCCTCCATCAAAGTGGAAAAGATATGGCATGACCAACATGCTGTGCAGCCTCCCTGTGTTAAAAACTTAGCAAGCATTGCTGTGCAGAGTTGTAGCAATTTAAACTATTTATTGACATCTTCTATGGTCGAAAGTCTTGCTCAACTCAAAAGTCTTGAAATATGTAATTGCAAGTCCATGGAAGAAATAGTTGTTCCAGAAGGAATCGGAGAAGGTAAAATGATGAGCAAGATGCTATTCCCTAAACTACTCATCCTATCGCTCATTAGTCTACCAAAACTCACAAGATTCTGCACCAGTAACTTGCTTGAATGCCACTCCCTGAAAGTACTGACGTTAGGGAAATGCCCTGAACTGAAGGAATTTATTGCCATCCCATCAAGTGCAGATGTCCCTGCCATGAGCAAACCTGACAACTCAAAATCAGCTCTCTTCGATGACAAG GTTGCATTCCCTAACTTGGTGGTATTTGTAAGTTTCGAAATGGATAATTTGAAGGTGATATGGCACAATGAACTCCATCCTGATTCCTTTTGCAGACTGAAGATACTGCATGTTGGGCATGGAAAGAATTTACTGAATATTTTCCCTTCCAGTATGCTGGGAAGATTCCATAATCTAGAGAATCTGGTTATAAATGATTGTGATTCAGTAGAAGAGATTTTTGATCTCCAAGCGCTCATAAATGTGGAACAAAGACTTGCTGTTACAGCCTCTCAATTGAGAGTTGTGCGTCTAACGAATCTTCCACACCTGAAGCATGTTTGGAATAGGGATCCACAAGGAATTGTTTCCTTCCATAACCTATGTACCGTGCATGTCCAGGGATGTCTTGGTCTAAGAAGTCTCTTCCCTGCCTCTATAGCCCAAAACCTTCTACAACTTGAATTGCTTCGGATAGATACCTGTGGAGTGGAGGAAATTGTTGCGAAGGATGAAGGACTAGAAGAAGGTCCTGAGTTTGTGTTTCCTAAAGTTACCTTTCTGCAGCTTCGGGAATTACCAGAACTAAAGAGATTCTATCCAGGAATACATACATCAGAATGGCCGAGGTTGAAAACGCTTCGGGTGTATGACTGTgagaaaattgaaatatttcCTTCAGAAATCAAGTGCTCTCACGAACCATGCAGGGAGGACCACATGGACATCCAGGGTCAGCAACCACTTCTCTCATTTAGGAAG ATCTTCCCCAACTTGGAGGATTTACATTTGGAAAGCAAGGATGCATCGGCATtattgaaatgtcctcaataCTTCTTTCACAAACTCAAAGTTCTGGAACTATTTTGCTTTGGTGATGCACATGCAACTTTTCTATTTGATCTCCTTCCAAGGTTCCCTAATATGGAAAGACTTAATGTGGAACGTGGTACGTTCAAAGAGTTGCTCCCGTCTAGACTTGTTGGTATGGAGGAGCATGCAACAGCTCTTTCACCGATACGACACTTGGAGTTGGATTCTCTCCCTTGCCTAGAGCATTTATGGAAGAGCAATTCCCAACTGGACCAAGCTCTTCAAACTCTTGAAACTCTAAGGGTACATAATTGCGGCAGTTTGATTTATTTAGCTCCATCGCGTGCTTCTTTCCAAAATCTAACAAATTTGGATGTGTGGAATTGCGAAAGATTAGTAAAATTGGTGACATCCACAACAGCAAAAAGCCTGGCGCAACTCACAAGAATGAGTATAAAGGACTGCAGTATCGTTACCGTAATAGTAGCAAACGAGGGAGACGGAATAAAAGATGAGATTGTCTTcagaaaattagaaatattagaGCTTCATCGTTTACCAAGCCTAACTAGCTTTTGCTCAGAAAAACACAGCTTTGATTTCCCATCTCTGGTAGAAGTAACTGTCAGTCAATGTCCTGAGATGAAGTTTTTCTCCAACGGAGCACTGAGCACTCCCAAGCTGCGGAGAGTTAATTTGactgaagaagagaagaaaggatCCTGGGTTGGAAATCTTAACACCACAATACAACAGTTGTCTACACAAACG AAAGCTCAAATTGCAGGAAGTATCATCGTAAAAGCTTGA
- the LOC133694102 gene encoding probable disease resistance protein At4g27220 isoform X2 codes for MEIVISIVAKVAELLVVPIKRQIGYVIDCNTNIQNLKNEVEKLTYAKTRVIHSIEEAISKGEEIEVDVENWLGSVDGVIEGGCGVVGDESSKKCFMGLCPDLKIRYRLGKAAKEELTVVVDLQEKGKFDRVSYRAAPSGIGPFKDYEAFESRNSVLNDIVDALKDGDVNMVGVYGMGGVGKTTLVNKVAEQVKEGRLFDKVVLALVSPTPDIRRIQGEIADGLGLKLDAETDKGRASQLCRGLKKVTTVLVILDDIWKELKLEDVGIPSGSDHEGCKILMTSRNKNILSREMGANRNFQIQILPVREAWNFFEKMVGVTVKNPSVQLVAAEVAKRCAGLPILLATVARALKNEDLYAWKEALTQLTRFDKDDIDKTAYSCLELSYKALRDDEIKSLFLLCGQILTYDALISDLLKYAIGLDLFKGRSTSEEARNRLHTLVDELKASCLLLEGDNDGSVKMHDVVQSFAISVALRDHHVLTVADEFKEWPTNDVLQQYTAISLPFRKIPDLPAILECPNLNSFLLLSTDPSLQIPEKIFREMKELKVLDLTGVNLSPLPSSLQFLENLQTLCLDFCVLEDISIVGELKKLKVLSLMGSDIVCLPREIGKLTRLLLLDLSNCERLEVISPNVLSSLTRLEELYMGNSFLKWEAEGPSSERNSACLSELKLLANLITLDMQITDADHMPKDLFLCFQKLERFRIFIGDGWDWSVKYATSRTLKLKLNTVIQLEERVNTLLKITEELHLQELNGVKSILNDLDEEGFCQLKDLHVQNCPGVQYIINSMRMGPRTAFLNLDSLFLENLDNLEKICHGQLMAELLGNLRILKVESCHRLKNLFSVSIARRVVRLEEITIIDCKIMEEVVAEESENDTADGEPIEFTQLRRLTLQCLPQFTSFHSNRRQKLLASDVRSKEIVAGNELGTSMSLFNTKILFPNLEDLMLSSIKVEKIWHDQHAVQPPCVKNLASIAVQSCSNLNYLLTSSMVESLAQLKSLEICNCKSMEEIVVPEGIGEGKMMSKMLFPKLLILSLISLPKLTRFCTSNLLECHSLKVLTLGKCPELKEFIAIPSSADVPAMSKPDNSKSALFDDKVAFPNLVVFVSFEMDNLKVIWHNELHPDSFCRLKILHVGHGKNLLNIFPSSMLGRFHNLENLVINDCDSVEEIFDLQALINVEQRLAVTASQLRVVRLTNLPHLKHVWNRDPQGIVSFHNLCTVHVQGCLGLRSLFPASIAQNLLQLELLRIDTCGVEEIVAKDEGLEEGPEFVFPKVTFLQLRELPELKRFYPGIHTSEWPRLKTLRVYDCEKIEIFPSEIKCSHEPCREDHMDIQGQQPLLSFRKIFPNLEDLHLESKDASALLKCPQYFFHKLKVLELFCFGDAHATFLFDLLPRFPNMERLNVERGTFKELLPSRLVGMEEHATALSPIRHLELDSLPCLEHLWKSNSQLDQALQTLETLRVHNCGSLIYLAPSRASFQNLTNLDVWNCERLVKLVTSTTAKSLAQLTRMSIKDCSIVTVIVANEGDGIKDEIVFRKLEILELHRLPSLTSFCSEKHSFDFPSLVEVTVSQCPEMKFFSNGALSTPKLRRVNLTEEEKKGSWVGNLNTTIQQLSTQTEVSS; via the exons ATGGAAATTGTGATTTCTATTGTAGCCAAAGTTGCTGAGCTGTTAGTTGTTCCCATTAAGAGACAGATTGGTTATGTAATTGATTGCAATACCAATATTCAGAacttaaaaaatgaagttgagaAGTTGACATATGCAAAAACAAGGGTGATTCATTCTATAGAGGAGGCTATAAGTAAAGGGGAAGAGATTGAAGTTGACGTTGAGAACTGGCTGGGAAGTGTTGATGGGGTCATTGAAGGGGGATGCGGTGTTGTTGGAGATGAATCAAGTAAGAAGTGCTTCATGGGTTTGTGTCCTGATCTAAAGATACGTTATCGGTTGGGTAAAGCAGCGAAGGAGGAGTTGACGGTTGTTGTTGATCTCCAGGAAAAAGGGAAATTTGATAGAGTTTCTTACCGTGCTGCTCCATCGGGTATAGGGCCTTTCAAGGATTATGAGGCCTTTGAATCAAGAAATTCTGTATTAAATGATATTGTGGATGCATTGAAGGATGGTGACGTGAACATGGTTGGGGTATATGGGATGGGTGGTGTGGGGAAGACCACACTTGTGAACAAGGTTGCTGAACAAGTCAAGGAGGGCAGGCTGTTCGATAAGGTGGTTCTGGCACTTGTGTCACCTACTCCAGACATCAGAAGAATTCAAGGTGAAATAGCAGATGGGCTGGGACTCAAATTGGATGCAGAGACTGATAAAGGAAGGGCAAGTCAACTATGCAGGGGATTGAAGAAAGTGACTACAGTACTTGTAATTCTTGATGATATTTGGAAAGAACTTAAATTGGAGGATGTCGGAATCCCTTCAGGGAGCGATCATGAAGGATGCAAGATACTCATgacttcaagaaataaaaatatactgtcTCGGGAGATGGGCGCAAACAGAAATTTCCAGATTCAAATTTTGCCTGTAAGAGAAGCATGGAATTTTTTCGAAAAGATGGTGGGGGTTACTGTTAAAAATCCTAGTGTACAACTTGTTGCTGCTGAAGTAGCCAAAAGATGTGCCGGTTTGCCGATTTTACTTGCTACAGTTGCTAGGGCACTGAAAAACGAAGATTTATATGCTTGGAAGGAAGCCTTGACACAGCTAACAAGGTTTGATAAAGATGATATTGACAAAACAGCTTACTCGTGTCTGGAACTGAGTTACAAAGCTTTGAGAGATGATGAAATCAAGTCATTGTTCTTGCTTTGTGGGCAAATCTTAACTTATGATGCTTTAATCTCAGACTTGTTAAAGTATGCTATAGGCTTGGATTTGTTCAAGGGACGTTCCACATCGGAAGAAGCAAGAAACAGACTGCATACATTGGTGGATGAACTTAAAGCCTCTTGTTTGTTGCTAGAAGGTGACAATGATGGAAGCGTGAAAATGCATGATGTTGTTCAAAGTTTTGCCATCTCTGTTGCATTAAGGGACCACCATGTGCTTACCGTGGCAGATGAATTCAAAGAATGGCCAACCAATGATGTGCTTCAACAGTACACTGCAATCTCTTTGCCTTTCCGGAAAATTCCTGATCTTCCTGCGATATTAGAATGTCCAAATCTCAATTCGTTTCTACTGCTGAGCACGGATCCCTCACTGCAAATACCAGAAAAAATTTTCAGAGAAATGAAGGAGCTTAAAGTCTTGGATCTGACAGGAGTTAATCTTTCACCACTGCCTTCGTCACTTCAATTTCTTGAGAACCTTCAAACGCTGTGTTTggatttttgtgttttggaaGATATATCTATAGTTGGAGAGCTAAAGAAGTTGAAAGTTCTCAGCTTAATGGGTTCTGATATTGTTTGTTTGCCAAGAGAAATAGGAAAATTGACTCGTCTGCTACTTCTAGATTTGAGCAATTGTGAAAGGCTTGAAGTAATATCACCAAATGTCCTTTCTTCCTTGACCCGGCTAGAAGAATTATATATGGGAAACAGCTTTCTGAAATGGGAGGCTGAAGGACCAAGCAGTGAAAGAAACAGTGCTTGCCTGTCAGAATTGAAGCTTCTGGCAAACTTAATTACCTTAGACATGCAAATTACAGATGCAGATCATATGCCCAAGGACTTGTTTTTGTGCTTTCAAAAGTTGGAAAGGTTCAGAATATTTATTGGAGATGGGTGGGACTGGTCTGTTAAGTATGCAACCTCAAGAACTTTGAAACTCAAGCTCAATACAGTTATTCAGTTGGAGGAGCGGGTGAACACGCTGCTGAAGATCACTGAAGAACTTCATTTGCAAGAACTGAATGGTGTTAAGAGTATCCTCAATGACTTGGATGAGGAAGGTTTCTGTCAGCTGAAGGATCTTCACGTCCAAAATTGTCCTGGAGTTCAATATATCATCAACTCGATGAGGATGGGTCCTCGAACTGCTTTTCTGAACTTGGACTCACTGTTTCTTGAAAATTTGGATAACTTGGAGAAGATCTGCCATGGCCAACTTATGGCAGAGTTGCTTGGAAACTTGAGAATTTTGAAGGTAGAAAGTTGTCATAGGTTGAAGAATTTATTTTCAGTCTCCATTGCAAGAAGAGTTGTGCGACTTGAAGAAATCACAATAATTGATTGCAAGATCATGGAAGAGGTTGTTGCTGAGGAAAGTGAGAATGATACTGCTGACGGTGAACCGATAGAGTTCACTCAATTACGTAGACTGACACTGCAATGTCTGCCTCAGTTCACAAGCTTTCACTCTAATAGAAGGCAGAAGCTATTAGCAAGTGATGTGAGGTCAAAAGAAATTGTTGCGGGGAATGAGCTTGGGACTTCCATGTCACTTTTCAATACAAAG ATTTTATTCCCCAATTTGGAGGACCTGATGCTCTCCTCCATCAAAGTGGAAAAGATATGGCATGACCAACATGCTGTGCAGCCTCCCTGTGTTAAAAACTTAGCAAGCATTGCTGTGCAGAGTTGTAGCAATTTAAACTATTTATTGACATCTTCTATGGTCGAAAGTCTTGCTCAACTCAAAAGTCTTGAAATATGTAATTGCAAGTCCATGGAAGAAATAGTTGTTCCAGAAGGAATCGGAGAAGGTAAAATGATGAGCAAGATGCTATTCCCTAAACTACTCATCCTATCGCTCATTAGTCTACCAAAACTCACAAGATTCTGCACCAGTAACTTGCTTGAATGCCACTCCCTGAAAGTACTGACGTTAGGGAAATGCCCTGAACTGAAGGAATTTATTGCCATCCCATCAAGTGCAGATGTCCCTGCCATGAGCAAACCTGACAACTCAAAATCAGCTCTCTTCGATGACAAG GTTGCATTCCCTAACTTGGTGGTATTTGTAAGTTTCGAAATGGATAATTTGAAGGTGATATGGCACAATGAACTCCATCCTGATTCCTTTTGCAGACTGAAGATACTGCATGTTGGGCATGGAAAGAATTTACTGAATATTTTCCCTTCCAGTATGCTGGGAAGATTCCATAATCTAGAGAATCTGGTTATAAATGATTGTGATTCAGTAGAAGAGATTTTTGATCTCCAAGCGCTCATAAATGTGGAACAAAGACTTGCTGTTACAGCCTCTCAATTGAGAGTTGTGCGTCTAACGAATCTTCCACACCTGAAGCATGTTTGGAATAGGGATCCACAAGGAATTGTTTCCTTCCATAACCTATGTACCGTGCATGTCCAGGGATGTCTTGGTCTAAGAAGTCTCTTCCCTGCCTCTATAGCCCAAAACCTTCTACAACTTGAATTGCTTCGGATAGATACCTGTGGAGTGGAGGAAATTGTTGCGAAGGATGAAGGACTAGAAGAAGGTCCTGAGTTTGTGTTTCCTAAAGTTACCTTTCTGCAGCTTCGGGAATTACCAGAACTAAAGAGATTCTATCCAGGAATACATACATCAGAATGGCCGAGGTTGAAAACGCTTCGGGTGTATGACTGTgagaaaattgaaatatttcCTTCAGAAATCAAGTGCTCTCACGAACCATGCAGGGAGGACCACATGGACATCCAGGGTCAGCAACCACTTCTCTCATTTAGGAAG ATCTTCCCCAACTTGGAGGATTTACATTTGGAAAGCAAGGATGCATCGGCATtattgaaatgtcctcaataCTTCTTTCACAAACTCAAAGTTCTGGAACTATTTTGCTTTGGTGATGCACATGCAACTTTTCTATTTGATCTCCTTCCAAGGTTCCCTAATATGGAAAGACTTAATGTGGAACGTGGTACGTTCAAAGAGTTGCTCCCGTCTAGACTTGTTGGTATGGAGGAGCATGCAACAGCTCTTTCACCGATACGACACTTGGAGTTGGATTCTCTCCCTTGCCTAGAGCATTTATGGAAGAGCAATTCCCAACTGGACCAAGCTCTTCAAACTCTTGAAACTCTAAGGGTACATAATTGCGGCAGTTTGATTTATTTAGCTCCATCGCGTGCTTCTTTCCAAAATCTAACAAATTTGGATGTGTGGAATTGCGAAAGATTAGTAAAATTGGTGACATCCACAACAGCAAAAAGCCTGGCGCAACTCACAAGAATGAGTATAAAGGACTGCAGTATCGTTACCGTAATAGTAGCAAACGAGGGAGACGGAATAAAAGATGAGATTGTCTTcagaaaattagaaatattagaGCTTCATCGTTTACCAAGCCTAACTAGCTTTTGCTCAGAAAAACACAGCTTTGATTTCCCATCTCTGGTAGAAGTAACTGTCAGTCAATGTCCTGAGATGAAGTTTTTCTCCAACGGAGCACTGAGCACTCCCAAGCTGCGGAGAGTTAATTTGactgaagaagagaagaaaggatCCTGGGTTGGAAATCTTAACACCACAATACAACAGTTGTCTACACAAACG GAAGTATCATCGTAA